From Cricetulus griseus strain 17A/GY chromosome 1 unlocalized genomic scaffold, alternate assembly CriGri-PICRH-1.0 chr1_0, whole genome shotgun sequence, a single genomic window includes:
- the Zzz3 gene encoding ZZ-type zinc finger-containing protein 3 isoform X5, with amino-acid sequence MVGTCHSMAASRSTRVTRSTVGLNGLDESFCGRTLRNRSIAHPEEISSHSQVRSRSPKKRPEPVPIQKGSNNGRASEIKQQSAREAWVSPRKRRLSSSEKEDLERQGLESCERKQAEPAPPVLKNIKRCLRAEATNSSEEDSPVKPDKGSVEQRTVVDHDAEFQGTKRACRCLVLDDCEKREIKKMTVSEEGPLNTAIVEEITGYLTVNGVEDSDSALVNCEDCQPDGSTKHNSTGSYVLQEKSVAGNGDSETQTPMFFGSRKEDSCVDHLVPCTKSEVQVKLEDHKLATACLPVERRKPPTAEPASGPVSEIQSSLRDSEEEVDVVGDSSVSREQCDESGSGPLDSGTGSMPVSAEPEPASLLDCASAQMTSLAEPQEHRYTLRTSPRRAAPSRGSPTKTASPYRENGQFEESNLSPNETNTTASDNVSESPRNPVENAKVLCCDSQSYGSEGLSEPPSEARVNMGHVPSAKESASQPPAEEEDDDPDVYYFESDHVALKHNKEYFVTQEDLIYSQ; translated from the exons ATGGTAGGGACTTGCCATAGTATGGCTGCTTCCCGATCTACTCGTGTTACAAGATCAACAGTGGGGTTAAACGGCTTGGATGAATCTTTTTGTGGTAGAACTTTAAGGAACCGTAGCATTGCTCACCCAGAAGAGATCTCTTCTCATTCCCAAGTACGGTCAAGATCACCAAAGAAGAGGCCAGAGCCCGTGCCCATTCAGAAAGGAAGCAATAACGGCAGAGCTTCTGAAATAAAACAGCAGAGTGCGCGAGAGGCATGGGTAAGCCCTAGGAAAAGAAGACTCTCCTCTTCCGAGAAGGAAGACCTAGAAAGGCAGGGCCTAGAGAGCTGtgaaagaaagcaggcagagccagCCCCGCCAGTCCTGAAGAACATTAAACGCTGTCTTAGAGCCGAAGCCACAAACAGCTCAGAAGAAGACTCGCCTGTGAAACCAGACAAGGGCTCAGTAGAACAGAGGACAGTAGTGGACCATGATGCAGAGTTTCAAGGGACTAAACGAGCTTGTCGATGTCTTGTATTGGATGATTGTgagaaaagggaaattaaaaagaTGACTGTCAGTGAGGAAGGGCCACTTAATACTGCCATAGTAGAAGAAATCACAGGCTATTTGACTGTCAATGGTGTTGAGGACAGTGACTCAGCTCTTGTAAACTGTGAGGACTGTCAGCCTGACGGGAGCACTAAACACAATAGCACTGGTTCCTATGTGTTGCAGGAAAAATCAGTAGCTGGAAATGGGGATTCAGAAACCCAGACTCCAATGTTCTTTGGTAGTAGGAAGGAGGACAGTTGTGTAGACCATCTTGTGCCTTGCACAAAGTCGGAAGTGCAGGTCAAGTTGGAGGACCACAAGCTAGCAACTGCCTGCCTACCGGTGGAACGTCGTAAGCCGCCGACTGCTGAGCCAGCTTCAGGCCCTGTTTCTGAAATTCAGTCATCCTTAAGAGATTCTGAGGAGGAAGTAGATGTGGTGGGAGATAGCAGTGTCTCGAGAGAGCAGTGTGATGAGAGCGGCAGTGGCCCTCTGGACTCAGGTACTGGAAGCATGCCAGTCTCTGCGGAGCCAGAGCCCGCCTCTCTGCTAGACTGTGCTTCGGCTCAGATGACATCTTTAGCTGAACCTCAAGAACATCGGTATACCCTGAGAACTTCGCCTCGAAGGGCAGCTCCGAGCAGAGGTAGTCCCACTAAAACCGCATCTCCTTATAGAGAAAACGGACAATTTGAGGAGAGTAATCTCAGTCCCAATGAAACAAATACAACTGCTAGTGATAACGTAAGTGAGTCTCCCAGAAATCCTGTTGAAAATGCAAAGGTTCTGTGTTGTGACTCTCAAAGCTATGGAAGTGAAGGACTGAGTGAGccaccctcagaggccagagtgAATATGGGACATGTGCCATCTGCCAAAGAGAGTGCCAGTCAGccccctgcagaagaggaggacgATGACCCTGATGTCTATTACTTTGAATCAGACCATGTGGCATTGAAACACAACAAAGA GTACTTCGTAACTCAGGAAGACCTCATTTATTCCCAGTAG
- the Zzz3 gene encoding ZZ-type zinc finger-containing protein 3 isoform X6, translating into MVGTCHSMAASRSTRVTRSTVGLNGLDESFCGRTLRNRSIAHPEEISSHSQVRSRSPKKRPEPVPIQKGSNNGRASEIKQQSAREAWVSPRKRRLSSSEKEDLERQGLESCERKQAEPAPPVLKNIKRCLRAEATNSSEEDSPVKPDKGSVEQRTVVDHDAEFQGTKRACRCLVLDDCEKREIKKMTVSEEGPLNTAIVEEITGYLTVNGVEDSDSALVNCEDCQPDGSTKHNSTGSYVLQEKSVAGNGDSETQTPMFFGSRKEDSCVDHLVPCTKSEVQVKLEDHKLATACLPVERRKPPTAEPASGPVSEIQSSLRDSEEEVDVVGDSSVSREQCDESGSGPLDSGTGSMPVSAEPEPASLLDCASAQMTSLAEPQEHRYTLRTSPRRAAPSRGSPTKTASPYRENGQFEESNLSPNETNTTASDNVSESPRNPVENAKVLCCDSQSYGSEGLSEPPSEARVNMGHVPSAKESASQPPAEEEDDDPDVYYFESDHVALKHNKEYV; encoded by the coding sequence ATGGTAGGGACTTGCCATAGTATGGCTGCTTCCCGATCTACTCGTGTTACAAGATCAACAGTGGGGTTAAACGGCTTGGATGAATCTTTTTGTGGTAGAACTTTAAGGAACCGTAGCATTGCTCACCCAGAAGAGATCTCTTCTCATTCCCAAGTACGGTCAAGATCACCAAAGAAGAGGCCAGAGCCCGTGCCCATTCAGAAAGGAAGCAATAACGGCAGAGCTTCTGAAATAAAACAGCAGAGTGCGCGAGAGGCATGGGTAAGCCCTAGGAAAAGAAGACTCTCCTCTTCCGAGAAGGAAGACCTAGAAAGGCAGGGCCTAGAGAGCTGtgaaagaaagcaggcagagccagCCCCGCCAGTCCTGAAGAACATTAAACGCTGTCTTAGAGCCGAAGCCACAAACAGCTCAGAAGAAGACTCGCCTGTGAAACCAGACAAGGGCTCAGTAGAACAGAGGACAGTAGTGGACCATGATGCAGAGTTTCAAGGGACTAAACGAGCTTGTCGATGTCTTGTATTGGATGATTGTgagaaaagggaaattaaaaagaTGACTGTCAGTGAGGAAGGGCCACTTAATACTGCCATAGTAGAAGAAATCACAGGCTATTTGACTGTCAATGGTGTTGAGGACAGTGACTCAGCTCTTGTAAACTGTGAGGACTGTCAGCCTGACGGGAGCACTAAACACAATAGCACTGGTTCCTATGTGTTGCAGGAAAAATCAGTAGCTGGAAATGGGGATTCAGAAACCCAGACTCCAATGTTCTTTGGTAGTAGGAAGGAGGACAGTTGTGTAGACCATCTTGTGCCTTGCACAAAGTCGGAAGTGCAGGTCAAGTTGGAGGACCACAAGCTAGCAACTGCCTGCCTACCGGTGGAACGTCGTAAGCCGCCGACTGCTGAGCCAGCTTCAGGCCCTGTTTCTGAAATTCAGTCATCCTTAAGAGATTCTGAGGAGGAAGTAGATGTGGTGGGAGATAGCAGTGTCTCGAGAGAGCAGTGTGATGAGAGCGGCAGTGGCCCTCTGGACTCAGGTACTGGAAGCATGCCAGTCTCTGCGGAGCCAGAGCCCGCCTCTCTGCTAGACTGTGCTTCGGCTCAGATGACATCTTTAGCTGAACCTCAAGAACATCGGTATACCCTGAGAACTTCGCCTCGAAGGGCAGCTCCGAGCAGAGGTAGTCCCACTAAAACCGCATCTCCTTATAGAGAAAACGGACAATTTGAGGAGAGTAATCTCAGTCCCAATGAAACAAATACAACTGCTAGTGATAACGTAAGTGAGTCTCCCAGAAATCCTGTTGAAAATGCAAAGGTTCTGTGTTGTGACTCTCAAAGCTATGGAAGTGAAGGACTGAGTGAGccaccctcagaggccagagtgAATATGGGACATGTGCCATCTGCCAAAGAGAGTGCCAGTCAGccccctgcagaagaggaggacgATGACCCTGATGTCTATTACTTTGAATCAGACCATGTGGCATTGAAACACAACAAAGAGTATGTGTAA